ATTTCTGGTGAATTTCTattaatatagaaataaatactgGAACTCAAATGAAACATGTGGAACTGTGTTTTTACTAATTGTATATACTAATATTTCGTATACGTGTGCTGCAAAGAGTAAATATTACAAAGCTTAGCATGTCACTTATGGTAATACTggagaaatgaaatattgaaaatgcattctaagtctgaagaaataaattggTGGTTCTTACACTAATGCCATCTTTGTGTGTTTACTTGAGCTTCTGAAGATGAGATGTTTGAATTGAGAAATACACTTAATGTTCAATTTATGGTGTTGGCTGAAGTAGAGAGGCATTTTATGAGGAACTTACTGTAATCATTTAAGAAGACTAGAGTTCGCTGTGTGGAGAAAATGATCAAGTTAGCTGGTTTTATTGTCTGAAAGATGCAAGTGGGATGAAAGACAACTACGGAAGAAAGAGAGCTTAGTCTTACTGTCTCATTGGATGAGAACTTGGTCTTCATGGAAAGCCTAATGTTACACCGTTGTTTACACCCAGCAGCCAATGGGTGTAAAATTAACAGTTGGGTAGACCAAACTTGATTGagtgaaaagcagagcaaagagTAACAGGGCAAGGGCAGAATTCCATattcacaacaacaacaaaactaaaacaaaccaaaaaaaaaccttgtgtTCTTGCATTTTCACTTGTAACACTTGACTGCTCTTATACTGGTGTTTTTGTCTCAAGATTGCATGCTCCTAAGCAAGGTTGCTGAGAGTTGCACACTTGCTTTGGTGTTCTTCTCTTAAGGgtgtttttaaggcaaaaatCACTGTTCATAAATCAGAATGCAAAAATCTGATGAAACACCTTTTTGACccaaaaaaagacattaagaGTTCCATGTGTTTATAAATGTGTAAGCTAGTCTTGTATTGCAGGAAAGATTAAGAACGAGTGTTAAGCAAAGGTTCTACAAAGCTCAAACATACATGATGGCACTGAATTCGTGTGCACTTTCAACTGAATCTTACTGATGCAGAACATGTCAAATAGCAGAAAGTTAGCAAGAGTTGGTCAGTGGGTGAAAGAACACTAAGCGAAGCAAAGTACTGCAAGTATCACGGAAGTATGCTTTTATGCCTGACTACGTCCTTCTTTCACACAGCCTTAATGATTAAAACTTTCTACCTTAAGTGGGAGTTTTGCCAAAGTCAGTTTTAAATCCTTAATGTTTtgtactaataaaaataataggacAACTCCGAAATAACTACACCAGCCTTACAGCATTGTCAGCTTTTGCTTTGatgttaaaatatgaataaatagcATAGAGCAGGTTTGTGAGAGATGGTGGGggggaaaagctgaaaagctttGTCAGCTTCAGTTAAAGGGATAGTGCTAGTTTCATGCACATGCTATATATTTTTGATCAACCACCACTTTTTCAATTGTTTAACTGACTTGAGCTGTTGCTGTAAGAATCCATTAATTTCATGTTGTGGCATATGCCTTATTCTGTTTTGTACTGAAAGCACTATGTAACAGGAACTTATTTCTCTGATCATGTCTCAGTATTGTAGCAAGATCTGGGTTCTCCCGTGCCTACATTTAAGATGAAGAGCGCTAGAATCCTCAGTCTAGCTGACCTCATTAGAGCCCACCTCCTGTTCCCATACAAAGAAAATGGCATGAGGCTCAGTGCCAGTGCTTGGAATAAATGTATGCACACAAGGGTTGCACTTGCTCATGCTGGCTACTGTGAAATCAAAATTGAAGTTCATATCGAGCCTTTCAAATGGTACCACTGGGAATAGAACCAAGCTTAACAGGATTCAGAACCACATGTGATCTAGGGCTCGGATTAGCATTTGGGTTTCAAAGGTCATCTGAGCTACTGCTTCTTTCAGTCCACGTGCTCTCTGCAGGCAAAAGCAGACAAAGGCACGAATGCACCGTTGAACAGCAATCATTGCCTAGACGGGGAATTCCTCCTACAGTTTGAGGCAATGCCTGAAATGCTGGTGGAAATGGATCAGGTAAGGATCTGGAGATTTACATTAGAAGGTTGCTGCCACACTTTGGTTACAGAATCTAGGCAGAATGAGAGAAAGAATTAATTGTAGTTCCTGCTATTACAGCCTGGAATGTTTAATTATGAATGGTACGTTCCAGTTAGCCAGGGATGCATTATGCTGGTACGACTGATGTGGGCTATTGTCAATTTTTGATTCCACTATTCCAAGGAAGCCATGTTTCccaaaataaatctatttatgATTAAAACTAATAAACTAGAAAAATTAGTGAATTCAGTGTAATTAAAGCTTTATAACAAAGTAACAAATTGCATATAGTTTTTGTAGCAGGTATAGTGGTGACAAAGCTGAAGATATTTTACAGACGAATTTATAGTAATAGCTTGAGACCTAGGTGCTTAATAcgttttcctgtttttatctTGATTTAAGTCTGGAAAGTAGAATTTATTACCACTTTTTTCAAGAAGGTTAAGTATTGCAGTGGTTATAGGGAGGAAGGGCTGTGGTTCAGAATGCACTCAAGAGTTGTTACCTTGGTATTACAGTACAATTTGgcatttcacatttcttcttaATTTCAAGTTGTGAATGAGtgatattttgaataaaattctAAGATATGGGAAAGGGAATAATTACGTATTTACTGTTcactacaaggaaaaaataagctcTCTACCATTCAAGAAGGGAGGAATCAGCTGAAGCGTTATTACAGGTATGCTGTTTTGTCCTGTAGCAGTTTTTGGCTTTCTGTACGTCATGATCATTGTTGATACAGGATTCCATTCAAGTTTAACTATCTGGCATTTTTAATAGTGTTTTAATTGCTGTGGTAGAAGCTGTTAATTTCGGAGGTACTCCGTGGTGCTTTTAATCACGTCAGCCTGGCCTGCCTTCAGCAGGTGCAGCTGTACGAGCACCCCTAACACGTCCGACGCAGCTCGCTGCCCCCGGCAGGGCGGGGCCCAGCCGCCGCCTTTGGGGGGAAGcagcgccgcggggccgggatCCGCccgtcccggggggggggcggtgctCGGCCCCCGGCCGCGGCCCGCAGCCGCCCGCTCCCTCAGGGCCGCCCCCCGCCGNNNNNNNNNNNNNNNNNNNNNNNNNNNNNNNNNNNNNNNNNNNNNNNNNNNNNNNNNNNNNNNNNNNNNNNNNNNNNNNNNNNNNNNNNNNNNNNNNNNNNNNNNNNNNNNNNNNNNNNNNNNNNNNNNNNNNNNNNNNNNNNNNNNNNNNNNNNNNNNNNNNNNNNNNNNNNNNNNNNNNNNNNNNNNNNNNNNNNNNNNNNNNNNNNNNNNNNNNNNNNNNNNNNNNNNNNNNNNNNNNNNNNNNNNNNNNNNNNNNNNNNNNNNNNNNNNNNNNNNNNNNNNNNNNNNNNNNNNNNNNNNNNNNNNNNNNNNNNNNNNNNNNNNNNNNNNNNNNNNNNNNNNNNNNNNNNNNNNNNNNNNNNNNNNNNNNNNNNNNNNNNNNNNNNNNNNNNNNNNNCCCCCGCCGTCCCCCGCCAATCGGGGCCGGGCGGCGCGCGGCGCATGCGCGGGGCGGCCCCTCGGGGCGTGCTGCGGGGCggtggcaggagcaggcccAGGCCTAGGCCCGGGCCGCGCCGGGCCCCGCCATGGTGGGCGGCGAGAAGGAGCTGCGGATCCGCTTCGTGCCCGGCTGCTGCGAGCTGGTGGAGgtgcgcggggccgggggggctcggcggggcgcTCCCTGCCCCGGCCGCGCTGGGGAGGCGCTCGGGTAGGGCCTGCAGCCGCCCCGGGAGCTgccgggcggggcggcgggggctggGCGGTGGGGGGCGGCCTCCTGTTgcaggccgggccgggcccggctcCTCCCGGCCCTCCTCCCGCGGCGCCGGGTGGCTTCCTGCGAGCAGCGGCTGTGTGCGGCGGGGGCTGGGAGGCTGTCCCAGGGTTCGCGGGTGGCACTTGTCAGTCTGTCACCCTCTGCTCCTGGTCACCTGATCCTGCCTGGAGCTGTCCCATCACGGCTGCCGAGCGTGCTTCGCTTCGCTTTTCTGCGGCCGGCCTTCGGCTTGTAGGGGCAGGTGCTGCCTGTCCAGAGAGGTGCTGGCGGTCTGTCCGGTTAGGCTCCGAAGTGCAAAACAAAGCCGGCAATCAGCGCGTTCCTGCCCGCACCCGGTGCAGACTGACACAGGCAGCGTTAAGCAACAGGCGCTCGGCTTGTGTTGTGAGGCCAAACTCCCTGTAAACATAAAAGTAGTTTTTTAAACGTAATTTTCTGTAGTTTGTCCCTTTCAAGAAACAGTCCGCGTAAAAGTTACTGATTTTCACATGTAACTTGCAGAAATAAGTCCTCCTTTGTCCACAGCCTTAGAGTTGAAGGAAATACGTGCGATGTGCTGTCAGGTTTCAGCAGTTGCTTTGCACTAGGCCCACCTCTTCCTGTAGCACACCTCTGCGTTTGCCTTTGTGGAGCAGAAGTGTTAAAACCGGCAGGGCCGAGGGCAGGAACCCCGTGCCGTGAGCAGCAGGCGGCGGTGGGTTATGGTGCTGGAAATGTGAGAAGGCTCGGAAGGGGCTGAGATATTACAGCTGCGTGGTAGACGGTGTTTACAAAAATACCAGTTACCACAAGGTGTCTGCATATAATGTGCTTGGAAGATCCAAGATGTAGAAGTTCCATACGCCTGCAGTTTTCTTCAGTATTGACATATAAGCATGTTTTATTCTTGTTGTTGGCAGGCTCTTTTTCAGTGACACATGCAGAAGTAAAACGAGGAAGTAAAGGTTGCACAGACCGCCAGgaatcttgtttgttttcatgagaGCTTGAGGATCGAGCGAGTGGTGGTGGACAGGAATGAACTTTGCAGATTCATGTGCGCACCCATCTCAAGCACTGAGACGTGCTGTGGCTGAAGCAAAGCTTGAGTGAGCAGGATGGATGGGGAGTTGAAATGATCACATCGTTTCCACATCCATGTAGTAAAACAAAGACTAgagagctgtatttttgtttggatATTAGACCAATGTGCCGATTGCTGATGAATTAGTGTTGCACTTAATattaaatttgtctttaaatgtGTAGGCCCACAGAGTAGTGTATTGTTGGAGCTTTTTACAGGCACAGTCCAAAATGTACTGCAGGATGTGGACCTTAAATCTGAAAGATTCAGGTCCATGTTcaaaagaagttatttcttctatttcaaGTTTCATAAAGTTAGCAGATTCTGagtgaaattaaaattctgCCCTTTGAGTTTGTCTGTGTTGGTTGTTTGGCTTGTTTCCCCCACTTCTTGTGGAAGACGTTTCCTATTTGAATTTTACTTTCAGCATCTTCAAGACTCTGTGTAAGTACTTGGCTCAGGACAGTATCAGTGCTCCCAGATGGTTGTATTCTGTGAGACACTCGAGTCAAAACACACGCATCACAAGGGAAGCTAATGAATGCAGTAGCACTTGCTGCAATCTCCCTAACTTTATAAGAAAGGGAACGGAAAACAAGCAAAACGACTAAATAACATTAGAAGGCAACCTTGTCCTGTTCTCGTTTCCCTAGGAAGATGTTGATATTCCCAGTAGACGAGTTTTAATTACTGGTGCTACGGGACTTCTCGGCAGAGCTGTGTTTAAAGAATTCAATCAAAATAATTGGAATGCAGTTGGCTGTGGATACAGAAGAGCTCAGCCTAAATTTGAACAGGTTAATCTTCTTGACTCCGTCGCAGTTCATGAGATTATCCGTGATTTTCAGGTGAGTTTTGGGAGCAGATATGAGAAGTATGAGCAGTACTTGATATGTCTAGCAgtgtgctggcagtgctgttgTGATACTCGGGTCATGTGGCTTTGGCGGAGCTAACGCGTTAGCAGAGCCCTGAAATAGGATCCAGCTGTCATGCCTGACTATCTGGAGCGGGGGTTTGCTCTGTAGGTGCAAACAGTTCTGAACTTCTCTACGTCACCGCAGAGAGAACGCAGGTGACAGATGTGTGTGTCAGTACGCTCGCATGGGCGGcttaaaggaaaagataaacGTGAGTTGTTGACCCAGTAACACGAAGTAGTTCGTTTGAAATTGAAGAACACTAGAATACAGCCGTTGCGGCATGTGGAGCGTGCAGTACGGTAAGGAGTGCCCTGTCCTTTCACGCCGACTTGCAACAGGAATATGTAAAACATGAAGAGCATGATGTAGGGTGCCCCTCTAAAAAATATCTTGGTAATAGTTTGAGTGTGTCAAATAAGCCATGGGTAAATAGTTTATCCAAAAAAAACTTAACCCaactattttaattacattacgTGAGATGTTACATTTTCCCCTGTTTTTTGTCATTAcacagttgaagaaaaaaaagacagcctTGGTCTTCTGTAAGATAGAAGATACTCAAGGTTGTGGTTGCAAAATTAACGGTCAAAGCTGTGGTATTCTAATGTGAAACCTTGGTTGTTTTGCTTCCTAAGGAAAACATGCTCCTCAGATTGCAATGATTAAAAACGATACAACTTTTATTACTTCTTACAACTTAGTAAAATGCCTTTTTGCCTGAGGGAGTGGATCTCTCCACTTAGGATGGAACTGCAACTTCCTGAGGATGTCTGttcaaaattattctttgatTTCCAGCCTCATGTTATCGTGCATTGTGCTGCTGAGAGACGGCCAGATGTTGTAGAAAGCCAACCagatgctgcttctcagctcAACGTGGCTGCTTCAGGGAACCTAGCAAAAGAAGCAGGTAAGAAGACTCTAACggatttgttttcttgataGACTACTGCATTTATTTGTGCCGATGCACAAATGAGTAAGTTGCTTAAAGTTCTGAATGTTGTTTCTGCTGCCAGTGTCAGTTGATGCACTTTCTGTAAGGCTGGCTTACGTGATCCTAGGTGAAGAATCAGTGAAAGACAAACAGGCAATGAATGGGGCTAGGAGATGAGGTCTTCTGGAGATTTGCTTAAACTTCAATTAAGATTTCAAGCAAGGCGTGCgttaaaataatgaatacaaatgttttccttctagCTGGAATTGGAGCATTTCTAATCTACATTAGTACAGACTATGTATTTGATGGAACAAACCCTCCTTATAAAGAGACTGATATACCAAATCCCCTGAATTTGTATGGTAAAACCAAACTGGAGGGTGAAAAGGCAGTCCTGGAAAATAATGACGGTAAGAATACACTTGTTCATTTGtcatgatttctgtttttacttagGAGTTTATTAAGCCAACATACAACTTCGTCAGTGATAAAGTTGTGAAACTATTGACAACAGAGTTGGAAAGCAGTGTGACAAGGAGTCAGTCTCCTTGCTCATCAGGCATTTCTGTGACTTACAGGTTGACTAACTCTTAATTTCTTACTTGTGCCGCTCTTCCTTTGTCTTCCTTGTCTCTGCTGATGGACATTCAACAGAATTTGTGTAATGTGAATCaactatttctaaataaaatatatcaggaATATGTTGTAATAGCAGAAACTTTACCATACTTGACTCATAGCTGCTGTTACTGAGGGGGGAAGCATTGCAGTTGTTCTAAATGTGTGCTCActtcaaggggaaaaacagatttttgataAAACAATACAGACAAAATCCACATAGGCTTTTACATAggctttttgctcttctgtttttcttgctgatTTCCTGTTGTGCTTCCTTTACAtaaggctttcattttttttgcacacCACATGCATTGCTTGCCACATGCAATTCCTTTCAACTTTCTAAGGGGTTAGTAACATTGATTTTAAGCAATGCCTTGGATTATTTTTGATATAAATCTTAATGAAAACTAACattcaaaatgcagaaacatACTTTTTTAAGTTCTGCGTAGTAAAGGAAGAAATCTGAGGACTGAACGTATTCCCTTGTATGTAAAATTTAGCTCTTTTAAGAGAGGTTTGACTGTTTCTAGATAGTATGTTGTCAGTTTACACTCCTGTTTTCTCAGGAAATTTGAAGATGTCAGTGTATCTGTAAAAGGTTTCTGATAAGTGAATGTGGTACTCTCATTCTGAGTCTGCCCTGTTTAACCTCGGGATTGACCAGTTGATAAATTAGTGTGACTTTCAGTAAGTAAATATAATCTGAGTTTGACGATGATGCTGTTTGCTCCCTCTTCTAGATTGGTAATGAAGATAAGATGCAACAAATTCAAGTACGTGTGGGTTTCTTGCTAGATCCTTTCCCCCAGTTCAACattgcagttttgtttcataACCTTTTTGAGCGTGATCTATCGAGCATTAGTGGGTAGCAGCAGTTGTATTagcagaaagcattttgagATGGTGTTAAGGAAGATGCTTGGAAACATCAATTATCTTTCATAAACACCTATTTTACACACATTAGTCTTCTAGCCACTAAGTTGATAATACTGTACAGATAGCTTCCAGTCTATCAAATGTCTGTGTAGTCTGAAGATAGTTATTTCCCTGTTCATTTCTGTTGTGTAATACAATGATCCCCACTAGTTATTTGAGTTTAATTAGTTggattttgtatattttttaaaacatgttttaatttgcttagGAGGGGAAACAAGTTATATTCGGTATTCACGCGTATAAAACTAAGAAGGTCCAGTATAGAACTACGGGTAATGAAGCTGATGTTTGTTTCAAGTCTCTAGCTGGGAACAAAAGGAAGGTCTTTTACTCAGCTAATGAACACTACTTGACAATTCGCTTTTCAAGTATCTTCAACAGTATTTAAAGTAAGGAAGAACACTCTTGTTTGTTCACTCAGGAAGTATTTCTAGAGCAGCAGGAAATCAATGTcatgtttttttattgtatttgtttttgttttctaagttCTTTACTTTTATGTGACTCACACAGagtgtgtgttgtgtttttgttttcttttaacaaaaaaaaaatctgcattgtcTTACCCTTCTGgaatttttccccaaaagatcTTTCTAGTGTTATTAACACAATTGTATGAAGCTTTCCATCATGAGGTGTCCTTCCACTTTGTTCTTCCCTAACCCAAACAGGCTTGCAGCGTTAAGT
This genomic interval from Oxyura jamaicensis isolate SHBP4307 breed ruddy duck chromosome 13, BPBGC_Ojam_1.0, whole genome shotgun sequence contains the following:
- the MAT2B gene encoding methionine adenosyltransferase 2 subunit beta, yielding MVGGEKELRIRFVPGCCELVEEDVDIPSRRVLITGATGLLGRAVFKEFNQNNWNAVGCGYRRAQPKFEQVNLLDSVAVHEIIRDFQPHVIVHCAAERRPDVVESQPDAASQLNVAASGNLAKEAAGIGAFLIYISTDYVFDGTNPPYKETDIPNPLNLYGKTKLEGEKAVLENNDGAAVLRIPVLYGEVERLEESAVTVMFDKVQFSNKSANMDHWQQRFPTNVKDVATVCRQLAEKRMLDPSVRGTFHWSGNEQMTKYEMACAIADAFNLPSSHLRPITDCPVMGALRPRNAQLDCSKLEMLGIGQRTPFRAGIKESLWPFLVDKRWRQTVFH